The Zygosaccharomyces rouxii strain CBS732 chromosome A complete sequence genome window below encodes:
- the KIC1 gene encoding putative serine/threonine protein kinase KIC1 (weakly similar to uniprot|P38692 Saccharomyces cerevisiae YHR102W KIC1 Protein kinase of the PAK/Ste20 kinase family required for cell integrity possibly through regulating 1 6-beta-glucan levels in the wall physically interacts with Cdc31p (centrin) which is a component of the spindle pole body) — protein MMKKSSNEASGSSSLAVQRPDNQDVTSVFKRTEVIGTGKFGVVYKGHHARTKQVYAIKVLNLDSDEDEVEDVQREVQFLASMKQTPNITHYYGSYLKDTTLWIIIEYCAGGSLRTLLRPGKIDEKYIGIIMREVLIALKYIHKDNVIHRDIKAANVLITNEGHVKLCDFGVAAQLNQSSLKRQTMAGTPYWMAPEVIMEGVSYDTKVDIWSLGITTYEIATGNPPYCDVEALRAMQLITKSKPPRLEGRHYSPMLKEFIALCLDEDPKERLSADDLLKSKLIKHHRTASTTVLKELITRYLLFRDKTKSKRSSVSISEADQPVNDADDDATDSQDEDAEESSDPNAMQVEMRWDFDSLSSSDYIMANDINVEEIPEESAVDWKSHFDQFNFAYPDEERHYYQTGNNTGKLVYQGTTMGKSHPSMGVSNSTLNAFPTNNNSTAQPGKMFKSSHTNSTGINGSHNSNTANNSSKKTEAKAPKKLMELFEDNDVINEEEDGDPKELSRINKNLPNDLAGRPHAVLMNGAAYHSQSTPALPQLQTKFNKPPKGPTSAVTTTAPTPIEIEIPEELPTSTTTPSAIPSALPSSLSSVSMDPLAQPQPVVATNLTKPRSSTVSSHKQPSSISGRIPGGRDMPGKIPEEIPRRASGGAENSSDGSISSGMHGVNNGTAAMKLPLRTPSPSKVLNNYMNSPTKKPGSSPTGSGPPPTMKPVGTNNETKDVLLQPLNNGNPTSSNNANTGTADKETSRVNRDFKRNNPNLKLHMPLPTPMVATKLLDSTDLQSAGPPSSDNINQFGFNTSTVSNVPVSMTPISEKHMDFGNRTRRSQSVANRKNSQSADPVLPVTTSITNANNNATGSSPAVATPLNSMASQLIPPPSDFLSLDLFLDMNTDAGGYTFIDRKPSMLDKLESLLKMYEDGLPVLEDALKKQLLSMDTTYEDSGH, from the coding sequence atgatgaagaagtcCAGTAATGAAGCAAGTGGCTCTAGCTCACTGGCTGTTCAGAGGCCGGATAACCAAGATGTCACTAGCgttttcaaaagaacagaAGTTATAGGTACAGGTAAGTTTGGTGTTGTCTATAAGGGACATCATGCACGTACTAAGCAAGTGTATGCCATCAAAGtgttaaatttggattcagacgaagatgaagtggaGGATGTACAGAGGGAAGTCCAATTTTTAGCTTCCATGAAACAAACTCCCAATATTACGCATTACTATGGCTCTTATTTAAAAGATACCACCCTTTGGATTATTATTGAATACTGTGCTGGTGGATCCCTAAGAACTCTACTTCGACCGGGcaaaattgatgaaaagtaCATTGGAATCATCATGAGAGAAGTTCTAATAGCTTTAAAATACATCCACAAGGATAACGTTATTCATAGAGATATTAAAGCTGCTAATGTTTTAATCACCAATGAGGGACATGTAAAGCTTTGTGATTTTGGTGTAGCGGCTCAATTAAATCAATCAAGTCTGAAAAGGCAAACTATGGCGGGTACTCCGTACTGGATGGCACCTGAAGTTATCATGGAAGGTGTTTCTTACGACACAAAGGTTGATATATGGTCACTGGGGATCACTACGTATGAGATAGCTACAGGTAATCCACCATATTGTGATGTGGAAGCGCTTCGAGCCATGCAATTGATCACTAAATCTAAACCACCACGGTTAGAGGGTAGACACTATTCCCCCATGCTTAAAGAATTCATTGCCCTATGTCTTGATGAGGATCCAAAGGAAAGACTATCTGCTGACGATCTTCTGAAATCCAAACTCATCAAACATCACAGGACAGCCTCTACCACAGTTCTTAAAGAACTTATTACGAGGTACTTACTATTTAGGGATAAGACAAAGAGTAAAAGGAGTAGTGTTTCGATTTCAGAAGCTGACCAACCCGTTAACGACGCAGATGACGATGCCACTGATTCTcaggatgaagatgctgaGGAATCATCTGATCCAAATGCCATGCAAGTGGAAATGAGGTGGGATTTTGATTCTTTAAGTTCTTCAGACTACATAATGGCAAATGATATTAACGTGGAAGAAATACCGGAAGAATCCGCTGTAGATTGGAAATCTCATTTcgatcaattcaattttgcATACcctgatgaagaaaggCACTACTACCAAACTGGTAATAATACAGGGAAACTCGTTTACCAAGGTACTACTATGGGTAAAAGTCATCCAAGTATGGGGGTTAGCAATTCCACTTTAAATGCATTCCCCACCAATAATAATTCCACGGCTCAACCGGGGAAAATGTTTAAAAGTAGCCATACAAATTCTACAGGGATCAATGGATCTCATAATTCCAATACTGCAAACAACAGTAGTAAGAAGACCGAGGCTAAGGCACCTAAAAAGTTGATggaattatttgaagataatgatgtaattaatgaagaagaggatggTGATCCGAAggaattatcaagaattaaCAAAAATTTACCGAATGATTTAGCCGGAAGACCCCATGCTGTTCTAATGAATGGTGCAGCTTACCATAGCCAAAGTACACCTGCTCTACCACAACTGCAAacaaaattcaataaaCCACCTAAGGGCCCCACAAGTGCGGTGACTACAACGGCGCCAACCCCAATTGAAATCGAAATTCCCGAAGAATTACCTACCAGCACTACTACACCATCTGCAATACCATCTGCATTACCGTCCTCACTTTCTTCCGTTTCAATGGACCCGTTGGCTCAACCACAGCCGGTAGTAGCAACTAATCTTACAAAACCGAGATCTTCAACTGTCTCTTCACATAAGCAGCCTTCGAGTATCAGTGGCAGAATTCCTGGTGGTAGAGATATGCCTGGGAAGATACCTGAGGAAATACCAAGAAGGGCTAGTGGTGGTGCTGAAAATAGTTCGGATGGCTCAATTAGTAGCGGTATGCATGGGGTGAACAACGGTACTGCTGCAATGAAGCTTCCATTGAGGacaccttcaccttcaaaagTACTAAACAACTACATGAACTCGCCAACAAAGAAGCCTGGAAGTTCACCAACGGGGTCCGGCCCCCCTCCAACAATGAAACCTGTAGGTACTAATAATGAAACCAAAGACGTACTTTTACAGCCCTTAAACAATGGCAACCCGACATCTTCCAACAACGCAAACACTGGAACTGCAGATAAGGAGACTAGTAGAGTAAATCGAGATTTCAAACGTAataatccaaatttaaaaCTCCATATGCCATTACCTACGCCGATGGTGGCAACTAAACTACTTGATTCTACGGATCTACAATCTGCAGGACCACCAAGCAGTGATAACATTAATCAATTCGGATTTAATACAAGTACCGTCTCGAATGTGCCAGTATCAATGACACCAATTAGTGAAAAGCATATGGATTTTGGAAATAGAACTAGGAGAAGTCAAAGCGTTGCCAATAGGAAAAATTCACAAAGTGCAGATCCTGTACTCCCCGTAACGACAAGTATTACGAACGCCAATAATAACGCTACTGGTAGCTCACCTGCTGTGGCTACACCGTTGAATTCAATGGCTAGTCAATTGATACCGCCGCCATCTGATTTTCTAagtcttgatcttttcctAGATATGAATACAGACGCCGGTGGATACACGTTTATTGATCGTAAACCATCGATGCtggataaattggaaagcTTACTCAAGATGTATGAGGATGGGTTGCCTGTATTAGAAGACGCATTGAAGAAACAGTTACTATCCATGGATACGACTTATGAAGATAGCGGTCAttaa